The genomic DNA CCCGGCGAGCGCAACCTGGGCGAGGCGTGTGCGCTGGCGACGGTGCTGCTGCTGCTGTCGGCCACGGCATTTACGGTGCTGGACGGCGGCGAGGGGGAGGTGACGTGACCTCGTGTATGACCCCGGCAGGTTGGGAGAAGGGCAGGGCGCTAGCCTGAGCGGCGTGCCCCTTCCTGCCCTCACCACCCACCACCTTTCCAAGGCCTACGGCCCGGTGCAGGCGGCCCAGGACGTGTCCCTGACGGTCCAGGCAGGCCAAACCCTGGCCCTGCTCGGCCCGTCGGGCTGCGGCAAAAGCACGGTGCTGCGCATGGTGGCGGGGCTGGAACGCCCGGACACGGGGCGGGTGGAGGTGGGCGGGCGCGACGTGACGGCCCTGCCTCCGGAGGCGCGGCACCTCGGACTGGTGTTTCAGGACTACGCGCTGTTTCCGCACCTGAGCGTGCTGGACAACGTGGCCTACGGCCCCCGTATGCGCGGCGCGGCGCGGGCAGGGGCGCACCGCCGGGCGCAGGAGGCGCTGGCGCTGGTGAACCTGCCGGAACTGGCGGCCCGCAAACCCGGCCAGTTGTCTGGCGGGCAGGCACAGCGGGTGGCGCTGGCCCGCGCCCTGGCGACGAATTCGCCGCTGCTGCTGCTGGACGAGCCGCTGAGCAATCTGGATGAACGCCTGCGGGCCGAGTTGCGCGGTGACCTGCGCGACCTGTTCACGCGCGTCGGCGCGGGCGTGCTGCTGGTCACCCACGATCAGCGTGAGGCGCTGGCGCTGGCCGGGCAGGTGGCCGTGATGCGCGCCGGGCAGCTCGTGCAGACCGGCGTGGCCCGCGAAGTTTTTGACCGGCCTGCAACCGCGTGGGTGGCCGCCTTTCTGGGCTGGCCGAACGTGCTGGGGCGAGGCGGCGGTCAGGCCCTGCTGGTGCCCGAGGACGCCGTGCGGCTGGGCGAGGGCGACGCTTTTTCCGTCACCTCCCGGCAGGTGACCGAGGCGGGCGAGACGGTCACGGTGGCCCATGTCCTGGGACCCCTGACCCTGAACCTGAGCGCACGGGAGGCGAGACTGCTGGACGGCGCAGGCTTGCGGCTGGAAGTGGACGAGGGGCGGCTCCGAACGGTGGCCGATGACCGGGGCTAACAGAGATGGCATACTGTCAGGTCACCGTCAACTAGAGCCCCGTCCACTCGCCCCTCGTCTCTGGAGGTCACGCTGATGAACACCCCACAGTGGAAACGCAACCTGAGCCTCACGGCGGCCATGCTGGGTACCCTGGCCGGCGCGCAGACGTACAGCGGCCCCAAAGCTGTGGTCTATATCGGGGACAGGTGGTGCCGGGGCGGGTACTGTTCGGGCAGCGTCTACGCCGCCTTCGAGGAGGCGATGAACCGGGCGCTGACCGCCAGCGGCTACGTGGAGGCCGTGCGCAAGAAGGACGGGGCGCCGCTGCAGATGGCCGGAGGCGTGACCGATGTCAGCAGCAGCAGCAGCGTGTGCCTGCCCATCGTGGGCTGCCTGCGCGGCAAGACGGTGCGGGCTAGCATGGAACTGACCGACACGGCCAGCGGCGCGGTCAAGTGGAACGAGAGCTGCGAGGGCACCAGCGGCGGCGTCAGCACCTGGGGCTGGTGGGGCGGCAGCGTGTACCTCGACAGCGACGAGGGCAAGGCGGTGGCCGACTGCGCCGGG from Deinococcus radiopugnans ATCC 19172 includes the following:
- a CDS encoding ABC transporter ATP-binding protein codes for the protein MPLPALTTHHLSKAYGPVQAAQDVSLTVQAGQTLALLGPSGCGKSTVLRMVAGLERPDTGRVEVGGRDVTALPPEARHLGLVFQDYALFPHLSVLDNVAYGPRMRGAARAGAHRRAQEALALVNLPELAARKPGQLSGGQAQRVALARALATNSPLLLLDEPLSNLDERLRAELRGDLRDLFTRVGAGVLLVTHDQREALALAGQVAVMRAGQLVQTGVAREVFDRPATAWVAAFLGWPNVLGRGGGQALLVPEDAVRLGEGDAFSVTSRQVTEAGETVTVAHVLGPLTLNLSAREARLLDGAGLRLEVDEGRLRTVADDRG